TTTCTGCTTCGGCGATCTGCTTGATCGCCTTGGTCGAACGCTCCAGGACGATTGCCAGCTCTTCGTTGCGGCGCTGGTTCAAGTCTTCGCGGAATTCACGCTGCTTGCGCTGGAAATCCTTGTCCAGATCGCTCAGTTCGCGCTGGCGCTTGTTGCGCTCGGAATCCGAAATCACGGCTGAATCCTTGTCCAGCTTGTCCGCCTTGGCTTTCAAGGTAGCTGCCTGGTCCTGCAATTCCTTGTCGCGCTTGGAAAACTCGCTTTCGATCTTGGTTTGCGCCACCTTGGCCGGGTTGGCCTCGCGCAAAATGCGCTCGCTACTGACGAAGGCGATTTTCGAGCCTTCATCCGCATGCACTGGCGCGGCCGCCGACAAGGCGCACACAGCCAGGACAGCAGCCGATGGTAAGGATGTAAATGATTTAATTAGAGATTTCAACACTATTCTCCGCAATTCAAATGATGCAACTTGTGCATTATGCCATTCTTGCCAGAATCTGCACGGCGCAGACCCCGGCGGATTTAGAAGCCCGTACCCAACTGAAACTGGAAGGATTGCGTCTTGTCGGTCGGCTTGGCATTCAGCGGCT
The sequence above is a segment of the Collimonas sp. PA-H2 genome. Coding sequences within it:
- a CDS encoding OmpH family outer membrane protein, coding for MKSLIKSFTSLPSAAVLAVCALSAAAPVHADEGSKIAFVSSERILREANPAKVAQTKIESEFSKRDKELQDQAATLKAKADKLDKDSAVISDSERNKRQRELSDLDKDFQRKQREFREDLNQRRNEELAIVLERSTKAIKQIAEAEKYDMVFQEGGVYVSPRIDITDKVLKILNK